In Chloroflexota bacterium, the genomic window GAATATTGATTGGCGATGCCTACATGCCGGCCGACGGCGGTGACCTGATCTCCTTCCTCTGGCCGACCTACCGATTCGCCGCCGACAGCTTGCGGTCGGGTACGTGGCCTCTCTGGAACCCCTATCTCTACGGTGGCGCCCCCCACGTTGCGGATATTCAGGCCGGCTTCCTATACCCGGTCAATCTGGCACTTTTCCTCCTGGTTCCAGGCTTTGGGGTCAGGGCCATGGAAGGGCTCGGTATTCTCCACCTGTGGTGGGCCGGGTTGGGCATGTATGTCTTCCTGCGAAGTCTGCCGTGGGAGGAGAAAACATCATGGCGGGTGGGCCGTACTGCCGCGCTTGCTGGCGGCCTGGCCTTTGCTTTCTGCGACGCGCTTTGGATTCATTTCGGCAACCTCAACTACATCGCGGTTGTCAGTTGGCTACCATGGGTAATGACCTGTTTTGGGCGTGCCCTGGAACATGGTTCTGGCGAAAACGATGGCAGATGGCGCGACCTCGGTTGGGCGGCCTTGGGCGGTCTGTTTCTGGGTATCGCTACTCTGGCGGGCCATATCCAGGCCACAATCTTCATTGCCGTGGCTGTGGTCTTGTACGGGCTTTTCTGGCTATACTGGGAATTTACGGACCAGAAGAGGGATTGCACAGGATTTTGGGATACCTTGAGGCCTGCCCTGGGACGGTTGATTGCCACTGTCGCTATCCTGGCTGTGGTTGCTTTTCTCATCGCAGCACCGATTCTTCTGCCTGCGCTTCAGTTGGCCCCGTATTCCGGGAGGGCCGACTGGACCTATCAAGAGGCGGTAGGTTATTCCCTCGCTCCGCCCCAGTGGATCGGCTTGTTGATACCAGGTTTCTTTGGCCGGGGCCCTCAGCTGCACTGGGGTCCGTGGCCGCGCGTGGAGGCTGGTTATCTGGGCGTTCTTCCGCTGATTCTGGCGGTTCTGGCGCTATTGGCTCGCCAGGGGCGTCGTACCTGGATACTGGCAGGAATCAGTGGCGTGGCCTTTCTCCTTGCCCTGGGGATCTACAGTGTTCCGCATGGATGGTTAAGCGCCTTGCCCGGCTTCAACCTGTTACGGGCGCCGGGACGCTTCATGATATTGGTGGACTTTGGACTTGCTGCGCTGGCAGGCGTGGGGTTTCAGGCACTAATTCGGGCTTCTGCTGCCAGCAATGACTGGCGGGCACTGATTCAGCTTGAGGGTGGATTGCGTTGGGGTGCCAGGGTGCTCATTGCCATCATCGTGCCGCTCACGCTGGCGGTGCTGCTGCTGACTCAGGATAGAGACCCGGAGATATACATCCGGATGGCAGTGACGGCCATCGCCCTCCTGCTGTTCGTGGGATTCTTTCTAGCCAGCACTGCCTTGATCGCGGCGCGTCGGGCCGGCTGGGCTCGACCAGGTACTATTGCGGTTCTGGCTCTGATTTTGATTTTTCTCGACCTGGCCAGCACGGGCGCTTACTTCGATATTGGCACCAAAAACCCGGCTACCGGCTTCGATCATCCAGAGATTGCTGCGTTTCTATCGCAAGAAGAGGATCCCTTCCGCATCGATGCCCGGACCGGAATCGATCAGCTGTGGCAGCCCAACACAGCTTTTTTTGCCGAGGTGGATGACGTGTGGGGATTGGTAAATCCCTCGGTGCTGGCTTACTACGAACGGTATTGGGAGGAAATGGGCAGTCGTTCCAGCCAGCTTTATGACTTTTTGAATGCTCGCTATGTGATTGCCCGCAAGGATGTCGAGCTGGATTGGGACAAATTCGAACTGGCTTTTGATGGTGATCCCGATCTAAACCTCTATTTCAACCAGAGGGCCCTGCCGCGGGCACAGCTTGTGTATCAGGCACAGGTGATCGATTCCTCTCAGGATGCCGAGTTGGTCTGGTCTGCCGTGCACGCGCCCGCCTTCGATCCCTCACAGGAAGTTGTCCTCGAACGCGGCGAAACGAAACTGTTGCCGGAACTCGGCGAGGCTGCCGGTGAGGGCAGTGTGACCTGGCTTCGGCGTGAACCCAACGATCTCTTGATGGAGGTTACCACGGGTGGCCCAGGCTATCTGACTTTGAGCGACGTGTGGTATCCCGGGTGGCAGGCTGAGATTATTGCCGATGGTGTGGCGCAGCGGCAGCCCGTGTTACGAGCCAACACTGCTTTTCGGGCCATTCCCCTCTGGCAGGAGGGCACCTATCAGGTTCGGCTGCGCTTCCAACCGCCCGGTTGGAAGGTAGGGTGGCTGCTGTTCGCTTTGGCACTGATTCTTTTGGTCTTCATCGCTCTATTGGTCTGGTGGGAACGCCGGCAGACACCTTGAAGATACCGGTTGGAATCATTAGCCCCCGGAACCATGCGGTCCGGGGGCTTCGTGATTTTTGAAAGCAATTGGCGAAGCGACTCACGACTCGGTCGAGTTGCGATTGCTGGCGAAACGAAGCAGAAGGACGAGCAGCACGCCAATCAGAATCAATCCAAGTATGACTAACAACCCCGAGGTGGTGTCGCCCTGTTGGGGCGCGCTTTCCGTTGGCACCGACGACTGGCTGATGGCGACGATATAGGCTGAGATGTCATCGATATCCTGGTCAGTAAGGGGACCACCCTTTTCCTGGCTCCAGCCTGGCATGGCGGTTCCAAGTATCCCGGTCGCCACTGTGGCGCGTAGGAACTGCTGGGGGTTGATGCTGGAGAAGGTCTTGGACAAACTGGATCCAACCCGGCCCTGTCCCTGTTCACCGTGACACATGGTGCAGTTCTGCATGAATAGAGCCTGCCCGTGCCCGGAATCTCCGCTCGCGCCGGGCACGGTAGGCACTGGGGTCACAGGAAAGGGGGTTGCAGTAGGGGCGAGTTCGCTTCGCCCACCACTGAGGCTGTTCACAAATGCCGCTACATCGTCGATTTCCCCGTCGGTGAGGGGACCTCCCTTTTCCTGGCTCCAGGCGGGCATTGTGGTGCCCGTTACGCCATTGGCGACAACCTCGTGAACAAATGCTTCGGGAAACAGAGCAGGGAAAGGATCGGAGAGATCGGAGCCTGCGCGGCCCTGGCCATCCGGGCCATGGCAGACAGCGCAGTCGGCATCGAATATTTGCGAACCCCTGGTGATGTCGCCTTCCTGGGCACTAACGGTGGCCGCAGCGATCAGGAGAAGCATCAGCACCACCAGCAGAACACCTGTTATGCGGAAATAGTGGGTGTGCGACTTGTTGCGATGCATGAAGTGCGCTCCTTGCTGTCCCAGCAACCTCAAGGGTACCGGGGACAGGTCATGGACGGGAATGCTGTGAGTGAGCTATTCCAGCGTGAGCAGGTACTGGACCAGTCCTTCGAATTCCGCTTCGTTCAGCGTGTCGCCGTACGTTTTGGGCATCAAGTTCGCTGGGAAACCTTCCACGACGTAGTCGTTAGGCAATAGAATGGACTCCCGGATGTATTCCTCGGCTGACATAGGCGGTTTTTGCTCCGATCCTCTTGCAGCAATGCCACCTAGGTTGGGTCCGACCATGTCTGGACCATAAGGTTCGCCGTGGCAACCGCCACAACCGTTCGCTGTATAGACCGCCTCCCCAATCTCAACAGGCGTCGCGTCTTCGGAAATGGGTTCACCGGGGGCCTCAGGTTGGGCGATGCCCGCGCCTGTGGCTGTGGATTCCCAGTTCATGATATAGCTGGTGACATCGCGAACCTGGTCAGG contains:
- a CDS encoding c-type cytochrome, with translation MHRNKSHTHYFRITGVLLVVLMLLLIAAATVSAQEGDITRGSQIFDADCAVCHGPDGQGRAGSDLSDPFPALFPEAFVHEVVANGVTGTTMPAWSQEKGGPLTDGEIDDVAAFVNSLSGGRSELAPTATPFPVTPVPTVPGASGDSGHGQALFMQNCTMCHGEQGQGRVGSSLSKTFSSINPQQFLRATVATGILGTAMPGWSQEKGGPLTDQDIDDISAYIVAISQSSVPTESAPQQGDTTSGLLVILGLILIGVLLVLLLRFASNRNSTES
- a CDS encoding c-type cytochrome, which translates into the protein MINKITVGILALLLLGVLVIIVGAGEKTRMPEKEANFGGRGVENGATVFADACSGCHGIQGEGIPGVAPTLNSTAFFDTRVDEVGWSGSLQSYIESTVAAGRPVGSGAYSAVMPTWGQEYGGPLRPDQVRDVTSYIMNWESTATGAGIAQPEAPGEPISEDATPVEIGEAVYTANGCGGCHGEPYGPDMVGPNLGGIAARGSEQKPPMSAEEYIRESILLPNDYVVEGFPANLMPKTYGDTLNEAEFEGLVQYLLTLE